DNA from Nitrospira sp.:
GAACCAGAAAGCCTTCGAGCGGATTACGGAATCCTTGCCGGCACAGCGGGCGCGGATTCAACATGCGGTGGATCGTTATGCCGCGGCCGGCCTGCGCGTCTCCCGCAGCGGACGGAGCGAAGAAAAGGACATCCAGGCGGTCCGCGAGAGTCTCGACCGCTACTTCTCTGTGGCCAGCAAGACAACCGATTTGCTGGCCCAGGAATGGACTGCGGGTTCCTCTGCCGAAGCCGCGGAATTGCGGCGAAAAGCTGAAATCCATGCCGCCGACAACGGGGGGCCGAAGGTGATGCAGGTGAGTCTGGCCTTGGACCGGCTGCTGGAAACCGTGGCGGAGGTCGCCAAGGACATGCGTGACCAGGGCACCAAGACGATCCGGACGACGAGTTATTGGATCGTGGGCGGCAGCTTCTTCATCGCCCTGCTGAATCTGTTTCTGTCCCGTACGCCCCGAGCGCAGAATGCTCCGTCGTCACGGCCGGAAGAAACCACGCGACCAGGATCGCCCCTGCGCCTGCCGAACGACGGGCAGAATCCTGCGCTCAGGACCGACTGACCGATCCGCCTCTCTCGCATTCACACCGACAGTTCATCCGACCGACCGAGGGCCTGGAACAGCCGCCTCCGTTCCTCCGGCGTCAGATCCCTCCACTGACCGGCCTGTAATCCCTCAATGGTGATGTGCATGATACGCACGCGATGCAGCGAGACGACGCGGTAGCCGAGCGCCTGGCACATGCGTCTGATTTGACGATTGCGTCCTTCTGTGAGGATGATGCGAAACCGCCTGGGACCGAGGCGCACCACCGTACAGGGCCGCGTGCGTACCCCTAGAATCACCACGCCCTGCGCCATGCGTGCGAGGAACGTCTCGTCGAACTCCCGATCCACCTCCACCCGATATTCCCGTTCATGCCCATGCTCGACCCGCAAGATCGCATTGACGATGTCGCCGTCGTTCGTCAGCAGGATGAGGCCGGATGAATCTTTATCCAATCGCCCGATGGGGAAGATCCTCGCGCCATGGCCGATTTCAGCGATGATGTTTCGCCGCACATGGGGTTCGGTGGTCGTCGTCACCCCGACGGGCTTGTGATATTTGATATAGACGGGGCGATTGCCCCGCTGAATGATCGCACCGTCGCGCGCGACAAGGTCGCCTGCCGAGACTTGATCGCCGAGCTTGGCCACCCGGCCGTTGATCGTCACCCGGCCCTCGCTAATCAGCCGATCCGCTTCTCTCCGTGAACAGAGACCTTGCTCCGTGAAGAACTTATTGATGCGCATGGACGGCGTGGGGTGCGAACACGTGAGCCGTTCCGCGTGAAGCGTATTTCGTATCTCGCAAAGAGCCTACAGCCTATAGCGTATGGTCAACAGCCTTGGCCGCAGAATAGAGGCAGAGGGCTCTCTTTGCCTGGGCCATCAGCCATGAGCTATACGCTCCGCTTTCCAACGAGATACGTTTCACAAGCGATGCTTCATCATATGAAATTTAATGTACGCGCCGGCCGGCACGAATCCGTCCGAGCATACGATAGATCAGCCGAGCGATGCTGAACTGCGGAGCGACGAATCCTTCGATGGGGGCGATTTCGCTGATGTCCATCCCGACGATCCCCGGTCCATCGGCAAGCGCCGTCACCAGTGCGATCGTATCATACCAACCCAACCCGCCCGGTTCCGGCGTTCCGAGTGCCGGCACCAGCGACGCGTCGAGTCCGTCGCAGTCGAACGTGAGGTACACCGGTCCTGTACAGGATGCCATGACGTCGGGAATCCAGCGAGCCGCTCGTCCTTCATAGGGACCGGAGGGGTCCAGGATCGACGCCGCGAAGAACGTCTTGATCTTTGGGGTCTTTTGAATCAGGTCGATTTCTTCGGGACTGATGGATCGAATACCGACTTGCACCAGCGGCAGGCCATCGTCGACCACACGGGCCATCACACTGGCATGGCTGTAGGGATTGCCCTGATAGGCCTGGCGCAGGTCCCCATGGGCATCGATCTGCACGACGCACATGGTCGGATAGGTCCGCGCATGCGCGCGGATCGCCCCCAGCGCGCCGGTATGTTCACCGGTCAGGGTGACCAGAAACTTCCCCCGGCCGACATGCGGCTGCACGAAGTCTTGAATGGCCTGCACGGCCGGCCCATCGACGAGACCGTTCAGGTTCAAGGTGGCGGCAGTCGCCACCCCGCCCCATTCGCGATAGGGTTCGTACTTCAACGTCTCGTCGTACAACTCCACTTGTTGAGACGCTTCGATGATGGCGGAGGGACCGCGATCTGACCCGAGGATATAACTCGAGGTGTGTTCGTAGGGAGCCGGCAGAATGTAGACCCCGGCCCGATCAGGATGGCACCAGGGCTCGTCGATCCCGAGGAAGTTATCACTTTGCCCAAGCCATCCGGATGGGAGCGCCATAGTC
Protein-coding regions in this window:
- a CDS encoding Agmatinase; translated protein: MALPSGWLGQSDNFLGIDEPWCHPDRAGVYILPAPYEHTSSYILGSDRGPSAIIEASQQVELYDETLKYEPYREWGGVATAATLNLNGLVDGPAVQAIQDFVQPHVGRGKFLVTLTGEHTGALGAIRAHARTYPTMCVVQIDAHGDLRQAYQGNPYSHASVMARVVDDGLPLVQVGIRSISPEEIDLIQKTPKIKTFFAASILDPSGPYEGRAARWIPDVMASCTGPVYLTFDCDGLDASLVPALGTPEPGGLGWYDTIALVTALADGPGIVGMDISEIAPIEGFVAPQFSIARLIYRMLGRIRAGRRVH
- a CDS encoding LSU rRNA pseudouridine(2604) synthase, with amino-acid sequence MRINKFFTEQGLCSRREADRLISEGRVTINGRVAKLGDQVSAGDLVARDGAIIQRGNRPVYIKYHKPVGVTTTTEPHVRRNIIAEIGHGARIFPIGRLDKDSSGLILLTNDGDIVNAILRVEHGHEREYRVEVDREFDETFLARMAQGVVILGVRTRPCTVVRLGPRRFRIILTEGRNRQIRRMCQALGYRVVSLHRVRIMHITIEGLQAGQWRDLTPEERRRLFQALGRSDELSV